One Parashewanella spongiae genomic window, CAGTAAATGAGAAACACAGTTACCAAGTACCATTAAACTTAGATCTGTTGGCGATTTTTGCTTATCGAGTACTGCAAATATCTCTGTAATTAACGATTCTACTTGAGCATTATTGTATTTTGATTGGATAGCCATAAAAAAATGATTCACAAAGATAGTAATTAGCGGCATATAATACCGAATATTTCACTCACTATCACTACAAACACTTATGACAATTTCTATTGACC contains:
- a CDS encoding YejL family protein, producing MAIQSKYNNAQVESLITEIFAVLDKQKSPTDLSLMVLGNCVSHLLQTKIPDSARPAVAEQFAKALAQSTKLD